One genomic window of Neptunomonas phycophila includes the following:
- the grxC gene encoding glutaredoxin 3 yields MMSVTIYSSDWCPFCTRAKMLLGHKNVDFTEINVDNNPTQRQEMMERSGRRTVPQIFIGDTHVGGCDDLFALEQQGKLDTLLHKNQ; encoded by the coding sequence ATAATGTCTGTTACTATCTATAGCTCTGATTGGTGTCCGTTTTGTACTCGCGCCAAAATGCTGCTCGGCCATAAAAACGTCGACTTCACCGAAATCAATGTTGATAACAACCCTACCCAGCGCCAAGAAATGATGGAACGTTCAGGTCGTCGCACTGTACCCCAAATTTTTATTGGGGATACCCATGTGGGTGGCTGCGATGACCTTTTCGCACTGGAACAACAGGGCAAACTTGATACACTTTTGCATAAAAACCAATAA
- the secB gene encoding protein-export chaperone SecB: MSENEQAAQQPKGPQFAVQRLYLKDSSLETPNSPQVFTKQWKPEVNLEMNTATNQLSEEHFEVVLTLTVTAKNDGDTAFLVEVHQGGIFLVGGMSDQEKAHALGAFCPNVLFPYAREAVDNLVTKASFPPLMLAPVNFDALYAQKMQRAAAEQNQPTETH, translated from the coding sequence ATGTCTGAGAACGAACAAGCTGCTCAACAGCCAAAAGGCCCACAATTTGCTGTACAACGCCTTTACTTAAAAGACAGCTCTCTAGAAACGCCTAACAGCCCTCAGGTATTCACCAAGCAGTGGAAGCCAGAAGTTAATCTAGAAATGAACACGGCGACCAACCAACTGAGTGAAGAACATTTTGAAGTCGTTCTAACGCTCACGGTAACGGCTAAAAACGATGGCGACACTGCATTTTTGGTCGAAGTTCATCAAGGTGGGATTTTCTTAGTAGGTGGTATGTCTGATCAAGAGAAAGCTCACGCTTTAGGTGCTTTTTGTCCTAACGTACTTTTCCCATATGCGCGAGAAGCCGTCGACAATCTGGTCACAAAAGCCAGCTTCCCTCCATTGATGCTAGCGCCTGTTAATTTTGATGCTCTTTATGCACAAAAAATGCAGCGCGCAGCCGCCGAGCAAAACCAACCAACTGAAACACATTAA
- a CDS encoding M14 family zinc carboxypeptidase, producing the protein MLRIVFIGLMAFSQVLFATTRTPEFINVKADPAVDDLCHKVGKKLSSVSTKECLAIGFATPRFYSVDGLPIVEKHFPAAHEGAPKILFIGGIHGDEYSSVSVTFKWLSTLLKHHSGAFDWHFLPLANPDGLLQKRSSRVNANEVDLNRNFEPADGFPEPLKHWQERAKKRARYYPGKAPLSEPETQMIRQLIDEYEPTVIISVHAPHGIVDFDGDSLKPPSKLGPLYLRQLGTYPGSLGNYAWFVKRIPVMTIELPHAGIMPTNADISRMWTDLVRWVRKKTDSEKHYADSSMSSDDKAAE; encoded by the coding sequence ATGTTACGAATAGTATTTATTGGTCTCATGGCGTTTTCGCAAGTGTTGTTTGCAACCACGCGAACGCCTGAATTTATTAATGTGAAAGCCGATCCTGCTGTCGATGATTTGTGCCATAAAGTAGGCAAAAAGCTGTCGAGTGTATCAACGAAAGAGTGCTTAGCAATTGGCTTTGCAACCCCGCGGTTTTATTCGGTAGATGGTTTGCCTATTGTCGAGAAGCATTTCCCCGCCGCTCATGAGGGGGCGCCTAAAATCTTGTTTATCGGGGGTATTCACGGTGATGAATACTCTAGCGTCAGTGTTACTTTTAAATGGCTATCTACTTTATTAAAACACCACAGCGGTGCATTTGATTGGCACTTCTTGCCGTTGGCTAACCCCGATGGATTGCTGCAAAAACGTTCGTCGCGAGTTAATGCGAATGAGGTTGACTTGAATCGCAATTTTGAACCGGCTGACGGTTTTCCTGAGCCGCTTAAACATTGGCAAGAGCGGGCAAAAAAACGTGCACGTTATTACCCCGGCAAAGCACCTCTGAGCGAGCCTGAAACACAAATGATTCGTCAACTTATAGATGAATATGAACCTACGGTTATTATCTCAGTGCATGCCCCGCATGGGATAGTGGACTTTGATGGCGATAGTTTAAAGCCGCCGAGTAAATTAGGACCGCTCTATCTGCGTCAGCTAGGTACTTATCCTGGCTCATTAGGAAATTATGCTTGGTTTGTGAAACGTATACCCGTCATGACAATAGAGTTACCTCACGCGGGCATAATGCCGACTAATGCCGATATTAGCCGAATGTGGACTGATCTAGTACGTTGGGTTCGTAAAAAGACTGACTCTGAAAAGCATTATGCCGATAGCTCTATGTCTTCTGATGATAAAGCGGCCGAATAA